The Marasmius oreades isolate 03SP1 chromosome 11, whole genome shotgun sequence genome includes a region encoding these proteins:
- a CDS encoding uncharacterized protein (antiSMASH:Cluster_11.1), whose amino-acid sequence MAKPQKAALVPPPPVLSKNGGQKTLTKYYLIAYNVLSAVGWSYILLLTLIHLFVPSSPSPSPFSKFLPSFLSWTKPRIKPAFNPIKAYLPNFLLPVFHRTTTVYAQVGHITAIVQSAAILEILHVLIGVVRSPLQTTVMQVSSRLFLVWGVVELYPSVRTNPLYASMIFAWSLTEVIRYSFYAFSLTAPSYPPPKFLTYLRYTTFYVLYPLGAGSEAFLNYSSLPNLSPLVGKWSAYDCFRGVMFLIWWPGLYVMYTYMIKQRRKVSNAAKLKAS is encoded by the exons ATGGCTAAACCACAAAAAGCCGCCCTcgttccacctccaccagtaCTGTCAAAAAATGGCGGCCAAAAAACCCTCACTAAATACTATCTAATTGCTTACAATGTCCTGTCAGCGGTGGGCTGGTCATACATCCTACTTCTGACCCTAATTCACCTCTTCGtcccttcttccccttccccttctccatTTTCTAAATTCCTTCCATCCTTCTTGTCTTGGACGAAACCAAGAATAAAACCTGCATTCAACCCCATCAAGGCCTATCTTCCCAATTTCCTCTTACCCGTCTTCCACCGAACTACGACCGTGTACGCACAGGTCGGTCACATCACCGCAATCGTACAGTCAGCGGCTATCCTGGAAATCCTTCATGTCCTCATCGGAGTCGTGCGTAGTCCATTGCAGACAACAGTCATGCAGGTTTCCAGTAGACTGTTCTTGGTCTGGGGTGTGGTAGAACTGTATCCTTCA GTTCGCACAAATCCCCTTTACGCATCAATGATATTTGCTTGGTCCCTGACCGAGGTTATTCGCTATTCATTTTACGCCTTCTCGCTAACAGCGCCCTCCTATCCACCACCCAAATTTTTGACGTATCTACGATACACAACCTTTTACGTCCTTTACCCACTTGGTGCTGGATCCGAAGCCTTCCTCAATTACTCCTCGTTGCCCAATTTATCTCCATTGGTGGGCAAGTGGTCAGCGTACGACTGCTTTAGGGGCGTGATGTTCCTCATTTGGTGGCCAG GCTTATACGTGATGTATACCTACATGATTaaacaaagaagaaaggtcTCCAATGCAGCCAAATTGAAGGCTAGTTAA
- a CDS encoding uncharacterized protein (antiSMASH:Cluster_11.2) encodes MEKQRPIFIFSHPRTRSNLLAHILATHPDIGDVIIYPFRAANSAGPERRLPNGSIFATKEVAVRDTFQRCYEELQGKLKETQDRGFIPLIKDHIFNSLSTSVIDSQFPGSMNDVHPVISGNTPGGPNPTVLPDTFLANITPIIVIRHPTTMVASTAKVMLREFGADRDDPGISLSCTYKWSRVLFDFFRGAGQAVGVVDGDEMVNDTEGVMIKLCGLIGVDGSLIQYEWKPKALCTPMNEEMNEHVYLKALYESTGIIRDKQKIEPPVLEDEVQKWTVEWGEDMAERLKGFVEDATADYDYLFQFRLQ; translated from the exons ATGGAAAAGCAACGACCTATCTTCATCTTTTCCCACCCTCGTACTCGATCGAATCTACTTGCGCATATCCTCGCAACCCATCCTGATATCGGAGATGTCATCATTTACCCATTCAGAGCAGCAAACTCAGCCGGGCCAGAAAGACGTTTACCGAATGGATCGATCTTTGCGACGAAGGAAGTAGCGGTACGGGATACGTTTCAGAGGTGTTATGAGGAGTTGCAAgggaagttgaaggagaCACAGGACAGG GGCTTCATACCTTTAATCAAGGACCATATTTTCAATTCCTTGTCTACTTCCGTGATCGACTCTCAGTTTCCTGGGTCGATGAACGATGTTCACCCTGTGATTTCGGGGAACACGCCCGGAGGACCCAACCCTACTGTCCTTCCAGATACGTTCCTAGCGAATATAACACCGATAATCGTGATTCGTCATCCGACGACTATGGTTGCGTCTACTGCGAAAGTCATGCTTCGCGAGTTTGGTGCGGATCGGGATGATCCAGGTATTTCACTATCGTGTACGTACAAGTGGTCGAGAGTTCTGTTTGATTTTTTTAGGGGCGCGGGGCAGGCGGTGGGTGTTGTGgatggagatgagatggTGAATGATACTGAGGGTGTTATGATAAAGTTGTGTGGGTTGATAGGTGTTGATGGATCGTTGATTCAATATGAGTGGAAGCCGAAGGCGTTGTGTACCCCCATGAACGAGGAGATGAACGAACATGTGTATCTGAAGGCGCTGTACGAATCGACAGGGATTATTAGAGATAAG CAAAAAATAGAACCACCTGTACTAGAGGATGAAGTACAAAAGTGGACGGTTGAGTGGGGGGAAGATATGGCAGAAAGGTTGAAAGGATTCGTAGAGGATGCGACGGCCGATTACGATTATCTGTTCCAGTTTCGCCTTCAATGA
- a CDS encoding uncharacterized protein (antiSMASH:Cluster_11.2; BUSCO:EOG09264UVA), with product MSLETGERNPRGIPKAPFIVDVDAHLGGPDGDAEGPLKAIQESIGKYRYMDANLTQRRQGLEEKIPDIKKTLSMVQFLSNQHSEHEDEEDGGKLKTSFELNDTLFAEAELEDTDTVFLWLGANVMLSYKIPAAIELLKSKLKAAEKSLANTEEDLEFLREQLTVMEVNMARVYNADVKRRREKRLKEGEKDGG from the exons ATGTCATTAGAAACAGGAGAACGAAATCCCAGAGGAATTCCAAAAGCTCCGTTCATC GTAGATGTGGATGCACATCTGGGAGGACCAGATGGCGACGCCGAGGGTCCTTTGAAAGCAATCCAAGAGTCGATCGG CAAATATCGCTACATGGACGCCAACCTCACTCAACGGCGGCAAGGCCTCGAAGAGAAGATACCCGATATCAAAAAGACCTTGAGTATGGTGCAATTCCTGAGCAACCAGCATTCCGAacatgaagacgaagaagacgggGGGAAGCTAAAAACATCGTTCGAGTTGAACGACACTCTATTCGCAGAAGCAGAGTTGGAGGATACAGATACCGTTTTCCTTTGGCTAGGC GCAAACGTTATGTTATCGTACAAAATCCCAGCCGCAATCGAGCTACTAAAATCCAAACTAAAAGCCGCCGAGAAGAGTTTGGCAAACACAGAGGAAGACCTGGAGTTCTTACGGGAGCAACTGACTGTCATGGAAGTCAACATGGCTCGAGTGTACAACGCAGACGTGAAGCggaggagagagaaaagatTAAAAGAAGGCGAGAAGGACGGTGGTTGA